Proteins encoded in a region of the bacterium BMS3Abin02 genome:
- the trpE gene encoding anthranilate synthase component 1, with amino-acid sequence MQTPFDIAADLHTPVSAYLRLEPLAPRYLLESVEGGHQGRYSFIGFGETLRIAIEPQGVRVGGELVSKEPLDGLRTALGRAPQCGPFMSDQPFSGGLVGVAAFDLVRRFYPLPQAPHRSTHPEGAYMATESILVFDHLTRRIALLHAGAESDREALRREVIRVLRGPVEVRNGSRDHETPTLSMSKDQFISGVGAVKRHITAGDVYQLVLSINFAGRTALHPFAAYRALRLLNPSPYMYFVDFEEFQVVGSSPEALAKLSGNAAELRPIAGTRPRGDNDEHDKLLERQLLADPKEAAEHVMLVDLARNDLGRTAMAGSVKVEPYRIVERYSHVMHMVSGVTGEMRPGLDALDLFRATFPAGTVSGAPKLRAIELIDELEPVSRGLYSGSVGYFGHGGSMDQAITIRTIVFGEGGYSYQAGAGIVADSDPAREYEEVLSKAAALEAAFALAKEGL; translated from the coding sequence ATGCAGACACCATTCGACATCGCAGCAGACCTGCACACGCCGGTCTCGGCATACCTGCGGTTGGAGCCGTTGGCTCCGCGCTACCTCCTCGAGAGTGTGGAGGGAGGGCATCAGGGCCGCTACTCGTTCATCGGCTTCGGCGAGACGCTGCGAATCGCCATCGAGCCGCAGGGCGTGCGCGTCGGCGGCGAACTCGTTTCGAAGGAGCCGCTCGACGGTCTGAGGACTGCTCTCGGGAGGGCACCGCAGTGTGGTCCCTTCATGTCGGATCAGCCCTTCTCCGGTGGTCTCGTCGGCGTCGCGGCATTCGACCTGGTTCGCCGGTTCTATCCGTTGCCGCAGGCGCCACATCGCTCGACGCATCCCGAAGGCGCCTACATGGCGACCGAGTCGATTCTGGTCTTCGACCATCTGACCCGACGTATTGCGCTTCTCCACGCGGGAGCGGAATCCGACCGGGAGGCGCTCCGCCGGGAAGTGATCAGGGTTCTGCGTGGCCCCGTCGAGGTGCGCAACGGCTCCAGAGACCACGAGACGCCAACACTGAGCATGTCGAAGGATCAGTTCATCTCCGGCGTCGGGGCGGTGAAACGTCATATCACCGCCGGCGACGTCTATCAACTGGTCCTCTCGATCAACTTCGCCGGCAGAACGGCTCTCCATCCGTTTGCCGCATACCGGGCGCTTCGCCTGCTCAATCCATCGCCGTACATGTACTTCGTCGACTTCGAGGAGTTCCAGGTGGTCGGCTCCTCGCCGGAAGCTCTCGCCAAGCTCAGCGGCAACGCAGCAGAGCTTCGACCCATCGCCGGCACCCGCCCGCGGGGCGACAACGACGAGCACGACAAGCTCCTCGAACGTCAGCTCCTGGCCGACCCCAAGGAGGCCGCCGAGCACGTGATGCTGGTGGATCTGGCACGCAACGATCTCGGCCGAACGGCAATGGCGGGCTCGGTCAAGGTGGAGCCGTATCGCATCGTCGAGCGCTACAGCCACGTCATGCACATGGTGAGCGGAGTCACCGGTGAGATGCGACCCGGCCTCGACGCTCTCGACCTCTTTCGTGCCACGTTCCCGGCAGGAACGGTGTCGGGAGCACCGAAGCTGCGGGCCATCGAGCTGATCGATGAGCTCGAACCGGTGTCTCGAGGCCTCTACTCGGGCTCCGTCGGGTATTTCGGCCATGGCGGCTCGATGGATCAGGCGATCACGATCCGCACGATCGTCTTCGGAGAAGGCGGATACAGCTACCAGGCGGGTGCAGGGATCGTCGCCGACAGCGACCCGGCGCGCGAATACGAAGAAGTCCTGTCCAAAGCGGCGGCGCTCGAAGCGGCCTTCGCACTTGCCAAGGAGGGCCTATGA